The DNA region CACGCTGCTGCTCCCGCACGGCTACGAGGGCGCCGGCCCGGAACACTCCAGCGCCCGCCTGGAGCGGTACCTGCAGCTGTGCGCGCAGAAGAACATGCAGGTCGTGGTGCCCAGCAGCGCCGCGCAGATGTTCCACCTGCTGCGCCGCCAGATGCTGCGCCCCTACCGCAAGCCCCTGATCGTCATGACGCCCAAGAGCCTGCTGCGCAACAAGCTCGCCATGAGCCCGCTGGAGGAACTCAGCGCCGGGCGCTTCTACGAGGTCATCGGTGACCAGGACGTGCAGCAGGCCCGCCGGGTCGTGATCAGCAGCGGCAAACTCCACTGGGACCTCACCGAGGCCCGCAACGCCGACAGGGAAGGCTACGCCGGCACCGCCCTGATCCGCCTGGAGCAGCTCTACCCCTTCCCCACCCAGGCGCTGAAGGCCGAACTGATGAAGCACCCGGGCGCGCAGATCGTGTGGGCCCAGGAAGAACCCGAGAACCAGGGCGCGTGGCTGATGATCCGCGAGGACCTCGAGCGCGCCCTGCAGCCCGGGCAGACGCTTACGCACGCCAGCCGCGCCCGCAGCGCCAGCACCGCCGCCGGGTACACCAGCGTGCACCTGATCGAGCAGGCCGCCGTGATCGCCGCCGCGCTCGGCGAGAAGATCAGCCGCACGGTGATCGCCGAGCAGGCCGAGGTGACCGCCGGAGCCCAGCAGGAAGGCTGAACGACCAGCACAAAAAGGGGACCGGGGGACTGCCCCGGTCCCCGCTTCCTTGACGGCCTACTCCTCGTCGGCCTGACGGATGATCACACCCTCCGGCGGGCGGATCAGCAGGCGGTCGATGCGGGGGCCGTCCATGTCCAGCACCTCCAGGTGCCAGCCGCCCGCCTCCAGCTGCGCACCGACGGTCGGGAAGTCCCCCACCACGCGCAGCACGTACCCGGCGACCGTGCTGAAGTCCTCGTGGTCCAGCACCGGCAGCGGCAGCACCGGGCGCAGGTCGTGCATCGCCATGCCGCCGTCCACCAAGTAGGAGCCGTCGTCGCGGCGGACCAGGGCGCCAGCGTCTTCCGGGTCCACCTCCACGCCCGCCAGCGCGGAGAGCAGTTCGGTCAGGCTGAGCACGCCGGTGAAGTCCCCGTACTCGTCCACGACGACCGCCAGCCGGGTGTGCCCCTCGCGTTCCATGCGGTTCAGGACGTCCTCGGCCCAGGCGGTTTCCGGCACGAACAGCGCCGGGCGCATCAGGTCCGCGAGGTGCGCGCCGGTGCGCAGCGCGGTCAGCAGGTCGTGCACGCTGAGTTCCCCGATCACCGGGCCCTGGCCCAGGTCGTCCCGGACGGCGTAGGCGTCGTCCCCGCACTCCAGGGCCAGGTCGGTGGCCTCGGCGGGCGTGAGGCCCAGGTGCAGGGTGACGGCGTCCACGCGCGGGGTCATCAGGTCCCGCACGCGGCGGTCGTTGAAGCGCAGCACGCTGTCGATGCGTTCCTGCTCGCCTTCTTCCAGGCTGCCGCTCTGCGCGGCCTGCTTCACGATGGCCTTGACGTCCTCCTCGGTGATCACCTCGGGCGCCTCGCCTTTCACGCCGATCAGGGCCAGCAGCGCCCGGGAAGTCAGGTCCAGCAGCCACACCAGCGGCCGGGTCAGGCGGCTCACCACCGCGAAGAACGGCGCCACCCGCGTGGCGAGGCCCTCCGGGTCGCGCAGCGCGATGTTTTTCGGCGCCAGTTCACCCAGCACCAGCGACAGGAACGTCACCAGCAGCACCACGGCCACGTTCGCGGCGGTGGAGGACGCCTCCCCGAACAGCGGGCGCATCACGGGCTCCAGGTAGCGGGTCA from Deinococcus ficus includes:
- a CDS encoding hemolysin family protein; protein product: MGNPWLEFGILVVLLIINGFFSASELGVVSARRSRLEAAAARGDGGAAAAVRLSERPGPFLATVQIGITLIGTISAVFAGGSLTRYLEPVMRPLFGEASSTAANVAVVLLVTFLSLVLGELAPKNIALRDPEGLATRVAPFFAVVSRLTRPLVWLLDLTSRALLALIGVKGEAPEVITEEDVKAIVKQAAQSGSLEEGEQERIDSVLRFNDRRVRDLMTPRVDAVTLHLGLTPAEATDLALECGDDAYAVRDDLGQGPVIGELSVHDLLTALRTGAHLADLMRPALFVPETAWAEDVLNRMEREGHTRLAVVVDEYGDFTGVLSLTELLSALAGVEVDPEDAGALVRRDDGSYLVDGGMAMHDLRPVLPLPVLDHEDFSTVAGYVLRVVGDFPTVGAQLEAGGWHLEVLDMDGPRIDRLLIRPPEGVIIRQADEE